The following proteins are encoded in a genomic region of Cryptomeria japonica chromosome 11, Sugi_1.0, whole genome shotgun sequence:
- the LOC131063930 gene encoding protein EXORDIUM-like 2 yields the protein MGYLSVRVLVLLFALELCTAGAYANLVKEQPLVLAYHKGPLLSTKIIDVHVIWYGKFSPVQRSIVADYLQSLAAKLQGKDKQPSVSTWWKTTEKYKSGASNGATMSIARLGKQNMDDSYSLGKLLKRTDIAALVENAVKSRALPPPASHTNAIYLVLTSDDVAAERFCVSSCGYHDHTLRSRLPYAWVGNSVSQCPGECAWPFHQPLYGPQTPPLLPPNADVGIDGMIINIATVLAGAVTNPFSTGYFQGDAAAPLEAVSACTGIYGKGAYPGYPGEVLVDRTTGASYNAHGVSERQFLLPAMWDPATKSCISVNVHE from the coding sequence CTAATTTGGTGAAGGAGCAGCCTCTGGTTCTAGCTTATCATAAAGGCCCTCTGCTCTCCACAAAGATTATTGATGTTCATGTGATCTGGTATGGAAAATTTAGTCCTGTTCAGCGGTCCATTGTGGCTGACTATTTGCAGTCTCTCGCTGCAAAATTGCAAGGGAAAGACAAGCAGCCTTCTGTTTCCACCTGGTGGAAGACTACGGAAAAATACAAGAGTGGCGCCTCTAATGGAGCCACTATGAGCATTGCAAGGCTGGGGAAGCAGAATATGGACGATTCGTATTCTCTTGGCAAGTTGTTGAAAAGGACGGACATTGCCGCACTGGTTGAGAACGCCGTCAAATCCAGAGCTCTGCCGCCGCCGGCGAGCCATACAAACGCAATTTATTTGGTACTGACGTCTGATGATGTGGCGGCGGAGAGATTCTGCGTTAGCTCTTGTGGATACCATGACCACACATTACGATCCCGTCTTCCGTATGCGTGGGTGGGTAACTCAGTTAGTCAGTGCCCCGGTGAGTGTGCGTGGCCGTTTCATCAGCCCCTCTACGGTCCTCAGACCCCTCCTTTGCTGCCCCCTAATGCTGACGTGGGCATCGATGGAATGATCATCAACATTGCGACTGTTTTGGCAGGAGCTGTGACAAACCCATTTAGTACGGGATATTTTCAGGGTGATGCTGCTGCCCCGCTGGAGGCCGTGTCGGCTTGTACCGGAATTTACGGGAAAGGGGCGTACCCGGGTTACCCAGGTGAGGTGTTGGTAGACAGAACAACGGGAGCAAGTTATAACGCGCATGGAGTTAGTGAGCGTCAGTTTTTACTGCCGGCCATGTGGGATCCTGCTACCAAGTCTTGCATTTCTGTAAATGTTCATGAATGA